Proteins from a genomic interval of Bifidobacterium longum subsp. infantis ATCC 15697 = JCM 1222 = DSM 20088:
- a CDS encoding RrF2 family transcriptional regulator, with translation MNGDHSLAVHALVYLDHRATHLPSHILAENICTNAARVRKVMRPLASAGLIATKEGAEGGYALARPAAEITLRAVAEATGTTFVEANWTPGDVQEDCLVSSSMGAVMDDIYAGLNRTCLEQLEHTTIHDITEQIFSEHKGE, from the coding sequence ATGAACGGCGACCATTCACTGGCAGTGCACGCATTGGTCTACCTTGACCATCGCGCCACACACCTGCCCAGTCATATCCTGGCCGAAAACATATGCACCAATGCGGCGCGCGTGCGCAAAGTAATGCGACCGCTCGCCTCAGCCGGACTCATCGCCACTAAAGAGGGTGCTGAAGGCGGGTACGCTCTGGCCCGGCCCGCCGCCGAAATCACTTTGCGCGCGGTAGCGGAAGCCACCGGCACCACTTTTGTGGAAGCGAACTGGACACCGGGCGACGTACAAGAGGATTGCTTGGTGTCATCTTCAATGGGCGCAGTGATGGATGACATCTATGCCGGGCTCAACCGCACTTGCCTCGAACAACTCGAACACACCACCATCCACGACATCACCGAACAGATATTCAGCGAGCACAAAGGCGAATAA
- a CDS encoding FAD-dependent oxidoreductase codes for MSTSTPNAISTPDTISTPSTSPTITTDALIIGFGKGGKTLAAKLSAAGRKVVVAEASANMYGGTCINIGCLPSKSLILSAEQARRDGANSTPETREAAFEAAIKEKRRVTSMLRDKNYHKLADQDNITVITGHAHFTGPHSVEIATAEGPVAVTASKIFINTGATPRIPDIPGIRTTPGVYTSTGLMDLDDMPQRLAIIGSGFIGLEFASMFADFGTAVTVLQHNAEFLPREDADVAAAIRAQLEAQGVKFLFNADTKAITPAADGGVRLSVAVKGMTRGASQACDSTPAGTGNAHTDITGATGTTDTATTTSPTSNPTDHATMSHVQTKPSDDGEPRFAEPAEARFCLTTDAVLVATGRTPNVEGLHLEAAGVELTERGAVKVDELLRTTAADIWALGDVNGGPQHTYISLDDYRVVWSQLNGSARPYTVKDRKHVPSSTFLATPYSRVGLNEREAKAAGLDYVVKRLPVAAVPKAQVMRRPDGLMKAIVERNTGRILGAMLLSVESHEVINIVKLAMDLDAPASTLRDIVFTHPTIAEALNDLFA; via the coding sequence ATGTCCACCAGCACACCCAATGCCATCAGCACGCCCGACACCATCAGCACGCCCAGCACCTCTCCCACTATCACCACCGACGCCCTGATCATTGGATTCGGCAAGGGCGGCAAAACCTTGGCCGCCAAGCTCAGCGCAGCCGGCCGCAAGGTCGTCGTCGCCGAGGCAAGCGCCAACATGTACGGCGGCACCTGCATCAATATCGGATGCTTGCCGTCCAAGTCACTGATTTTGTCCGCCGAACAGGCGCGGCGGGATGGCGCGAACAGTACTCCCGAAACCCGCGAAGCAGCGTTCGAGGCTGCTATCAAGGAGAAGCGCCGCGTCACTTCGATGCTGCGCGACAAGAACTATCACAAGCTCGCCGACCAAGACAACATCACCGTAATCACCGGCCACGCTCACTTCACCGGCCCTCATAGCGTGGAAATCGCCACCGCTGAGGGCCCGGTCGCCGTGACCGCCAGCAAGATCTTCATCAATACCGGCGCCACGCCGCGCATTCCGGATATTCCCGGTATCCGCACTACGCCCGGCGTCTACACCAGCACTGGACTGATGGATCTCGACGATATGCCGCAGCGACTGGCGATTATCGGTTCAGGATTCATTGGACTTGAGTTTGCCTCGATGTTTGCCGATTTCGGCACGGCGGTTACCGTGCTGCAGCACAATGCCGAGTTCCTGCCGCGCGAGGATGCGGATGTGGCGGCCGCGATTCGCGCACAGCTGGAAGCGCAGGGCGTCAAGTTCCTGTTCAACGCGGATACCAAGGCCATCACGCCTGCTGCTGACGGCGGCGTCAGGTTGTCCGTTGCGGTGAAGGGTATGACTCGCGGTGCATCGCAAGCTTGCGATTCCACCCCCGCCGGCACCGGGAACGCTCATACCGATATCACCGGTGCCACCGGCACCACCGACACTGCAACAACCACCAGCCCCACTAGCAACCCGACCGATCACGCCACGATGTCACACGTTCAAACGAAACCATCAGACGATGGCGAGCCGCGGTTCGCCGAACCGGCTGAAGCCCGATTCTGCCTGACCACCGACGCGGTACTGGTGGCCACCGGACGTACGCCGAACGTCGAGGGACTGCATCTTGAGGCGGCTGGCGTGGAGCTCACCGAACGCGGCGCCGTGAAAGTCGACGAGCTTCTGCGCACCACAGCAGCCGACATTTGGGCTCTGGGCGATGTGAACGGCGGCCCGCAGCACACGTACATTTCACTGGACGACTATCGCGTGGTGTGGTCGCAGCTCAATGGTTCCGCCCGTCCGTACACGGTGAAGGACCGCAAGCATGTGCCGTCGAGCACATTCCTCGCCACGCCTTACTCTCGCGTGGGATTGAATGAGCGCGAGGCGAAGGCGGCCGGATTGGATTATGTGGTCAAGCGATTGCCGGTGGCCGCTGTGCCGAAGGCCCAGGTAATGCGGCGACCGGATGGTCTGATGAAGGCGATTGTGGAACGCAATACTGGCCGCATTCTGGGTGCGATGCTGCTTTCCGTCGAGTCGCACGAGGTGATCAATATCGTCAAGTTGGCGATGGATCTTGACGCGCCGGCCAGCACGTTGCGCGATATAGTGTTCACGCATCCGACGATTGCCGAGGCACTGAACGACTTGTTCGCGTAG
- a CDS encoding ribonuclease H family protein — protein MGWAWADHEPNTGGKPGHKHDDHGYDAGGATNGTNQIGELCAVLEALRAHPGPEPLLIESDSQYAINCSTKWVKGWKKNGWRNSQKKPVKNKELIQAIDREISQRPGPVDFRWVKGHAGNEGNELVDELARTYAGDCRSGARDGYLPIEGWQSLLGSEYAHGTDVPPDVQLVLDGKADAASLRKPAAATDPTDVTRPETKSSSPLAAQSAQPVQSAHPVHPAKPSGLTVSGTLTFSPAPKTSPYFNGQPMPIKGSIEIEGYVDGDGNLTITNAPFIRH, from the coding sequence ATGGGCTGGGCCTGGGCCGATCATGAGCCGAACACCGGCGGCAAGCCCGGCCATAAGCACGACGACCACGGCTACGACGCCGGCGGCGCGACCAACGGCACCAACCAGATTGGCGAACTGTGCGCAGTGTTGGAAGCTTTGCGAGCGCATCCGGGCCCCGAGCCATTGCTCATCGAGTCGGATTCACAGTACGCCATCAATTGCTCGACCAAGTGGGTCAAAGGCTGGAAGAAGAACGGCTGGAGAAATTCGCAGAAAAAGCCTGTGAAGAACAAAGAGCTTATTCAGGCGATCGACCGTGAAATCTCGCAACGCCCTGGCCCGGTGGATTTCCGATGGGTCAAAGGTCACGCTGGCAACGAGGGCAATGAGTTGGTCGATGAATTGGCACGCACCTATGCGGGCGATTGCCGTTCAGGTGCGCGCGATGGCTATCTGCCGATTGAAGGCTGGCAGTCGCTGCTGGGCTCCGAATACGCACATGGCACCGATGTGCCTCCAGACGTGCAGTTGGTATTGGACGGCAAGGCAGATGCGGCAAGTTTGCGCAAACCGGCTGCGGCGACGGATCCGACGGATGTCACAAGGCCAGAGACCAAGTCTTCGTCACCCTTAGCGGCACAATCAGCGCAACCTGTACAATCAGCGCACCCCGTACACCCCGCAAAACCCAGTGGGCTGACGGTATCCGGTACGCTGACCTTCTCCCCCGCGCCGAAAACGAGCCCGTATTTCAACGGGCAGCCGATGCCGATCAAAGGCAGCATCGAAATCGAAGGCTATGTGGACGGCGACGGCAACCTGACCATCACCAACGCACCATTCATACGACACTAA
- the rpiA gene encoding ribose-5-phosphate isomerase RpiA gives MDKAQQDALKKAAGIEAAKLVENGMIAGLGTGSTVKFLVDELGRRHQEEGLEFTGVTTSRRTQAQAESYGIKIVDIDDVDHIDVTIDGADEVDKNFNGIKGGGAALLWEKIVATNSNQIVWIVDESKVVDTIGKFPLPVEVIPFGAGHVIKKFEACGYKPVLRLDADGKEVRTDENNFVVDLHLERIDHPQELAEDLINTVGVVEHGLFLNMVDKVIVGDPNGPRVMTNANK, from the coding sequence ATGGATAAGGCACAGCAGGATGCGCTGAAGAAGGCGGCCGGCATCGAAGCCGCCAAGCTCGTTGAAAACGGCATGATCGCAGGCCTCGGCACTGGTTCGACCGTGAAGTTCCTGGTGGACGAGCTCGGCCGCCGTCATCAGGAGGAAGGTCTTGAGTTCACTGGCGTGACCACTTCCCGCCGCACGCAGGCCCAGGCCGAGAGCTACGGCATCAAGATCGTGGACATCGACGACGTGGACCACATCGACGTGACCATTGACGGTGCCGACGAAGTCGACAAGAACTTCAACGGCATCAAGGGCGGCGGCGCTGCTCTGCTGTGGGAGAAGATCGTGGCCACCAACTCCAACCAGATCGTGTGGATTGTGGACGAGTCCAAGGTTGTGGACACCATCGGCAAGTTCCCGCTGCCGGTCGAGGTCATTCCGTTCGGCGCTGGCCACGTCATCAAGAAGTTCGAGGCCTGCGGCTACAAGCCGGTGCTTCGTCTTGACGCCGACGGCAAGGAAGTGCGCACCGACGAGAACAACTTCGTGGTGGACCTGCACCTGGAGCGCATCGATCACCCGCAGGAGCTGGCCGAAGACCTGATCAACACGGTCGGCGTGGTGGAGCACGGCCTGTTCCTCAACATGGTCGACAAGGTCATCGTCGGCGACCCGAACGGCCCGCGCGTGATGACCAACGCCAACAAGTGA
- a CDS encoding 30S ribosomal protein bS22, whose amino-acid sequence MGSVIKKRRKRMSKKKHRKLLRKTRHQRK is encoded by the coding sequence ATGGGTTCTGTCATCAAGAAGCGCCGCAAGCGGATGAGCAAGAAGAAGCACCGCAAACTGCTGCGTAAGACCCGCCACCAGCGTAAGTAG
- a CDS encoding DNA repair protein RadA, whose product MAKSSVQYVCSECGWNGPKWYGRCPECGQWGTVEEFHEARPAAGSRTAAPGRTSRTQSVTVANNARSAARPITEVGTESVERLGTGFFEFDRVLGGGVVPGSVTLIAGEPGIGKSTLLLQTAGNIARVVAVDSTFRGAGQRSAQQSSRAQGGTSNTVSTQDNTASTHANTVLYISGEESQAQVRLRASRINAVEPNLLLASTTDLSTVLGLIEQNKPALAIVDSAQTIVSQEVDGISGGSTQVREVASALIDTAKTLDIPVFLVGHVTKDGSIAGPRTLEHLVDVVCQFEGDSETALRMLRAVKNRFGPTDEVGCFDMSGEGIEEVTDPAGLFLSGDGPDAANVAPVEGTCVTFTLDGHRSLPIEVQALVTTSVLPTPRRAVNGVDPSRIAMLVAVLYRHSKLNLLSNDLYISTIAGGQAKEPGSDLAIVAALASAATSKPIARATCAIGEISLTGQVRPVPRMEYRLREAARLGFTTAVIPPLRKPVHVEGLRLVESNTLSDALDALGVRK is encoded by the coding sequence ATGGCGAAATCAAGTGTGCAGTATGTATGTTCCGAATGCGGTTGGAACGGGCCGAAGTGGTACGGCCGTTGCCCCGAGTGTGGTCAGTGGGGCACGGTCGAGGAATTTCACGAGGCTCGGCCGGCGGCAGGCTCTCGTACGGCCGCTCCCGGCCGAACATCACGCACGCAGTCGGTTACGGTTGCCAACAACGCCAGATCTGCAGCCCGTCCGATTACCGAAGTGGGCACGGAAAGCGTCGAGCGGCTCGGTACCGGGTTTTTCGAATTCGACCGTGTGCTCGGCGGTGGCGTGGTGCCGGGTTCAGTGACGCTGATAGCGGGCGAACCGGGTATCGGCAAGTCGACATTGCTGTTGCAGACGGCCGGCAATATCGCGCGCGTTGTGGCGGTGGACAGTACGTTCCGAGGGGCAGGTCAGCGGTCTGCCCAACAGTCGAGCCGGGCGCAGGGCGGCACATCAAACACGGTGTCGACACAGGACAACACAGCATCAACGCACGCCAACACCGTGCTGTACATTTCCGGCGAGGAATCACAGGCGCAGGTTCGTTTGCGCGCTTCCCGCATCAACGCGGTGGAGCCGAACTTGTTACTGGCCTCCACCACCGACCTGTCCACAGTATTGGGGCTGATCGAACAGAACAAGCCGGCCTTGGCCATTGTGGATTCGGCGCAAACCATCGTCTCGCAGGAGGTCGATGGCATTTCCGGCGGTTCGACTCAGGTGCGCGAAGTGGCAAGCGCGCTGATAGATACCGCTAAGACACTTGACATTCCAGTATTTCTGGTTGGTCATGTGACCAAGGACGGTTCGATTGCAGGCCCGCGCACATTGGAGCATCTGGTCGATGTGGTCTGTCAATTCGAAGGCGACAGCGAGACTGCGCTGAGAATGCTGCGAGCGGTGAAGAATCGTTTTGGTCCGACCGATGAAGTCGGCTGTTTCGACATGAGCGGTGAGGGCATCGAAGAGGTCACCGATCCCGCCGGATTATTCCTGTCTGGAGACGGCCCTGATGCGGCCAACGTGGCACCCGTGGAAGGCACCTGTGTGACGTTCACATTGGATGGGCATCGCAGTCTGCCTATCGAAGTACAGGCTCTGGTCACCACGTCGGTGCTGCCCACACCTCGACGTGCGGTCAATGGCGTGGACCCCAGCCGTATCGCCATGCTGGTCGCGGTGCTCTACCGCCACAGCAAGCTCAACCTGCTGTCCAACGACCTGTATATCTCCACTATTGCCGGAGGCCAGGCCAAGGAGCCCGGTTCCGACTTGGCGATAGTGGCGGCACTGGCGAGCGCCGCCACGTCAAAACCCATTGCTCGAGCCACGTGTGCCATCGGGGAAATTTCCCTGACCGGTCAGGTGCGCCCGGTACCGCGTATGGAATATCGCCTTCGCGAGGCCGCGCGCCTTGGCTTTACGACGGCGGTCATTCCTCCTCTGCGCAAGCCAGTGCATGTCGAGGGACTTCGGCTGGTGGAGTCCAACACATTGTCCGACGCATTAGACGCCTTGGGAGTGCGTAAATAA
- the ribF gene encoding bifunctional riboflavin kinase/FMN adenylyltransferase, whose product MDITHLTPDAEGSIEWPSFSNDKKAVVTLGAFDGMHLGHQAVIKRVVELAHQHGAFSVVILFDPRPAFVHGWAASHHGEEPAAQNVDAEALTSVDDRLHRMEQFGVDHVLVVHYTLAFAAMSYIFFLGRLTGKLGMRTLVLGQDAAMGKGREGDVKRIANLAVATGVFELDVVDDRGPGEVRIPRDFKPEAPSGWGEPVDPLANATKAERRAWSKKNQAKAMRAWSSTNVRYLLAHGRIQDANAILGAPHAIEGEVVHGEERGRTIGFPTANLGSDIAGYIPVDGVYAGWLVDGENRWPAAISIGTKPTFSEKTGLNERVVEAYCITDEWIDLYGHKVRVEFIGFLRPQVKFDGPDQLVDELKRNVEETKRLTA is encoded by the coding sequence ATGGATATCACGCACCTGACCCCTGACGCCGAAGGCTCGATTGAATGGCCCTCGTTCAGTAACGACAAGAAGGCCGTGGTGACATTGGGCGCATTTGATGGCATGCACTTGGGTCATCAGGCGGTGATCAAGCGCGTGGTGGAACTCGCGCACCAGCATGGTGCTTTTTCCGTGGTGATTCTGTTTGACCCGCGCCCCGCATTCGTGCACGGCTGGGCCGCCTCTCACCATGGCGAGGAACCTGCGGCGCAGAATGTGGATGCCGAAGCGTTGACCAGTGTGGATGATCGACTGCACCGCATGGAACAGTTCGGCGTGGACCATGTGCTGGTCGTGCACTACACGCTGGCCTTCGCAGCCATGTCATACATTTTCTTCCTTGGCCGACTCACCGGCAAGCTGGGCATGCGTACGCTGGTCCTCGGGCAGGATGCCGCCATGGGCAAGGGACGAGAAGGTGATGTGAAGCGTATCGCCAATCTTGCCGTCGCCACCGGTGTATTCGAACTTGACGTGGTCGATGACCGTGGCCCGGGCGAAGTGCGTATTCCGCGCGATTTCAAGCCGGAAGCCCCGAGCGGATGGGGAGAGCCCGTCGACCCGCTGGCCAATGCCACCAAGGCCGAGCGCCGTGCATGGAGCAAGAAGAACCAGGCCAAGGCAATGCGCGCATGGAGCTCCACCAATGTGCGTTACCTGCTGGCTCATGGCCGAATCCAGGATGCCAACGCCATTCTGGGTGCTCCGCACGCCATCGAAGGCGAAGTGGTGCACGGTGAGGAGCGCGGCCGCACCATCGGATTCCCCACCGCCAATCTTGGCTCCGACATTGCAGGCTACATTCCGGTCGACGGCGTCTATGCCGGTTGGCTGGTAGATGGTGAAAACCGTTGGCCCGCCGCCATCTCCATTGGCACCAAACCCACCTTCAGCGAGAAAACAGGACTCAACGAACGCGTAGTGGAGGCCTACTGCATCACCGATGAGTGGATTGATCTGTACGGCCATAAGGTTCGCGTTGAATTCATCGGTTTCCTGCGCCCGCAGGTCAAGTTTGATGGCCCCGACCAACTCGTTGACGAACTCAAGCGCAACGTCGAAGAGACCAAGCGTCTTACCGCCTGA
- a CDS encoding tRNA pseudouridine synthase B → MLHTTPSGLLIIDKPQGVTSFDAVAAVRGALHIKKVGHAGTLDPMATGTLVIAFGHATRLLNAIVAHDKTYEATIRLGLRTTTDDAEGEVLVDDEARSRWQTLSAQLTEGGQSGEPTALPTASWQDLLTRTIATNFTGDIEQVPNTFSAIKINGQRAYDLAREGKEVELKPRPVTISEFTVLNIRSGFVAGEQAAEPLREDANTGAIPALDVDVRVSCSSGTYIRALARDLGNELGVGGYLTRLRRTRVGRFALPDDASGLIAPEAMLDTRTHTVTAHTDQKTFTNREGQTVTRNKCVLDTPEGLAGDERRNWLLDHALTMEQAARGAMPALDITPEEASELRFGRRIERTISEPTAAIVPQTHDVAAIIERANAHQAKPVTVFPLA, encoded by the coding sequence GTGCTTCATACAACCCCCAGCGGCCTACTCATCATCGACAAGCCGCAAGGCGTGACCAGTTTCGACGCCGTTGCCGCCGTGCGCGGCGCGTTGCACATCAAGAAGGTCGGTCACGCCGGCACCCTTGACCCCATGGCCACTGGCACGCTGGTCATCGCCTTCGGCCACGCCACGCGACTGCTCAACGCCATCGTGGCGCATGACAAAACCTACGAGGCCACCATACGCCTCGGCCTGCGCACCACTACCGACGATGCCGAAGGTGAGGTGCTTGTCGATGATGAAGCCCGCTCCCGCTGGCAAACGCTGTCAGCGCAGCTGACCGAGGGCGGCCAGAGCGGCGAACCAACGGCGCTACCAACTGCCTCATGGCAAGATCTGCTCACTCGCACCATCGCCACCAATTTCACCGGCGATATAGAACAAGTTCCCAATACATTCTCCGCCATCAAAATCAACGGCCAGCGTGCCTACGACTTGGCTCGCGAAGGCAAGGAGGTGGAACTCAAACCCCGCCCGGTGACCATCAGCGAATTCACCGTGCTGAATATCCGCAGCGGATTCGTAGCAGGGGAGCAGGCCGCTGAACCATTGAGGGAAGACGCGAACACGGGAGCGATTCCCGCACTTGATGTTGACGTGCGGGTCAGCTGTTCATCGGGCACCTATATCCGCGCGCTCGCCCGCGACCTCGGCAATGAACTTGGCGTCGGCGGATACCTGACCCGTTTGCGCCGTACGCGAGTCGGCCGATTCGCGTTGCCGGACGATGCCAGCGGACTTATCGCTCCTGAGGCGATGCTTGACACGCGAACCCATACCGTCACCGCACATACCGATCAGAAGACGTTCACTAATCGGGAAGGGCAAACCGTCACGCGCAACAAGTGCGTATTGGACACTCCTGAAGGTCTTGCCGGTGACGAGCGCCGCAACTGGCTGCTTGACCATGCCCTCACCATGGAACAGGCCGCTCGAGGTGCGATGCCGGCGCTTGACATCACTCCTGAGGAGGCCAGCGAATTACGCTTCGGCCGCCGTATCGAGCGTACAATCAGCGAGCCCACTGCCGCCATTGTGCCGCAAACGCATGATGTGGCGGCGATTATCGAGCGTGCCAACGCTCATCAGGCCAAGCCGGTCACCGTATTCCCCCTCGCGTAA
- the rbfA gene encoding 30S ribosome-binding factor RbfA — MAGTNPRAARIAALIQRVVASSIERELHDKRLASITVTEVRVTNDLQIAKVYWTQLGHEGHEEGERKRAQQALDQAKGHLRSLVGHKAGLRLTPQLQFVFDEVPGEAHEIEDILAVAKKRDEELARVRATAQYAGDADPYKHDDEAEAEGDEFESDEE, encoded by the coding sequence ATGGCAGGAACCAACCCGCGCGCCGCACGTATTGCGGCCTTGATTCAGCGTGTCGTCGCCTCCTCCATTGAGCGCGAACTGCATGACAAGCGACTCGCCAGCATCACCGTCACCGAAGTTCGTGTGACCAACGATTTGCAGATCGCCAAGGTCTACTGGACCCAGCTCGGCCACGAAGGCCATGAGGAAGGCGAACGCAAGCGCGCCCAGCAGGCCCTCGATCAGGCCAAGGGCCACCTGCGTTCTCTGGTGGGCCACAAGGCTGGCCTGCGCCTGACTCCGCAGCTCCAATTCGTGTTCGATGAAGTGCCCGGCGAGGCTCACGAGATCGAAGACATTCTCGCCGTGGCCAAGAAGCGTGACGAAGAACTCGCCCGTGTTCGCGCCACCGCCCAGTACGCCGGCGACGCCGATCCGTACAAGCACGACGACGAGGCCGAAGCCGAGGGCGATGAGTTCGAGTCCGACGAGGAGTAG